AGACGCGAAAAAGAACAGTTTGCCGTTGACGACCGCGAACCTGTCTGGACTTCCCTTCCCGGTCAAGGCTCCCATCTTCCCGCACGCCCCTCCGTTCTGGGCCGCGTAAGCCACGGGATCCTTCTGGAACTGCTTCAAACGGGCTGACGAAGCAAAGCGGTATTCGTGCCTCAGGTACTTCACCGAGAACCGCGGGTCCCCTTGGACCTCGCGTCCTTGTTGTAGTTCGATCGGGTCCAGGCCCTTGATGGCCAGTTCCGTCTTGGCTTCCAAGAGGGTTGCGAGCGCGAGGAGGTTCAGCATCGTCCTATCCCACCGACCATGTGTGAGTTGATCGTTCAACCAACATCATACACCAAACCGGTGAGAGTGTCAAGAAACGGCCCGAAAAGCACGACGGCCCGAGCACTGGCCCGGGCCGCACGGCGAAGCGGATCCGCCTCAGACGGTCTTGATCTCGATGTCGACGCCGCTCGGCAAGTCGAGCCTCATCAGGGCGTCAATGGTCTTGTTCGTCGGCTCTTTGATATCGATGAGCCGGTTGTGCGTCCGCAGTTCGAAGTGCTCCATCGACTCCTTGTCGATGTGGGCGGCGCGGATGACGCAGAACTTGCGGATGCGGGTGGGAAGGGGGATCGGGCCGCTGATGCGGGCGCCTGTGCGCTTGGCCGAATCGGTGATCTTCTCGGCGCTTTGGTCGAGGATCCTGTGGTCGTAGGCGCGGATGCGGATGCGGATGGTGGGGGCTGCTGCCATAAGTGGTGTTCCTCCGCGAATTCCAGAAGCGGCCATCCGGCAACTTCCCAACCTCGCGGCCCGACCATTATGGCAGAACGGACACAGGCGGCTGGGTCGGTAAGTGAGGAGAGAGTTCGTGAAGGCCGTCGGCCGTCTATGCACCAGACCGACGGCGACACGACGTTTCAGGCACTACAATGGTGCCACGTCGGTCACGGTGCCGTATGAAAATCCACCCCCTTCTCCTGACCTTGGGCGCGACAGGTGCCGTCGCCCTTCCTCTTGCGGGCAGCGTCGACCTTCAACCGACGACTCCTGGGACCCAACAAACGGGACACACCAACATCAGCGGCAAGGCCAAGTCTGGCGAAGTCGAGGCCCTCAACCCTGCCGCCAGTGGCGTCGTCTACGGCGGTCACTTCAGCACGAAGAGCCCGACGGGCCGGGGAGTGTTCTCGGAGGCTTTGGCGACCAGCGGGCAGTCGTTCGGTGTCTATGGTCAGAACGCGAGCACCACGGGCGTGGCGGTCATCGGTAAGTCCACGGCCACGACGGGCCAAGCCTACGGCACGGTCGGGCAAACGGCCAGTACGACAGGCATCGGGATCCTCGGCCTTTCCCTCGCCACAAGCGGTGCGAACTATGGGGTCCACGGCCAATCGGCGAGCCCGGCCGGTATCGCCGTCTTCGGGAACTCCCTGGCTACGACCGGCCAGACGTTCGGTGTGCGAGGGCAAACGGTCAGCACGGGGGGTTGGGCCGTCTTCGGCAACGCGGACGCGACGACCGGGAACGCCTACGGCGTGGCCGGTCAAGCGAAGAGCACCTCGGGCCGGGGCGTCTATGGCAACGCCTTGGCGACCTCCGGTACGACGTACGGAGTCTTCGGGGCGACGGCGAGCACGTCGGGGACCGGAGTCCACGGAGAAGCCGTCGCAACGACCGGGGTCACGTTCGGTTTGTCCGGCAAGAACGCGAGCACGTCCGGGCGCGGCGTCTATGGTGCCGCGACGGCGACGAGCGGCTCCACCTTGGGCGTTTACGGCACCGTGGTCAGCCCGACCGGCATTGGCGTCCTGGGCGAGGCGACGGCGACGACGGGAGCCAGTTTCGGCCTATACGGGAAATCGGCGAGCACGTCTGGGAAAGGCGTTCTTGGCCTGGCTTCGGCGACCACCGGAGCGACGTTCGGCGTGCAAGGTCAGAGCGCGAGCGCATCGGGCACAGGGGTCTACGGACTCGCGACGGCGACATCGGGAGCGTCCAACGGCGTCCACGGCCTCAACGCGAGCTCCGGAGGCAAGGGCGTCTATGGACTCGCAAGCTCGGCGACAGGCGCGACTTACGGTGTCTTCGGCTCCAGTTCCAGTTCCTCCGGGATCGGGGTCTACGGACAGGCGACGGCGACGTCCGGCACGACCTACGGCGTCTATGGCAAGACGATGAGCCCGACGGGCGTGGCGGTCTACGGGCTCGCTGCTGCCGGAACGGGTTCGCCGATCGGTGGCCTGTTCGAAGCGACCAGCGTCAACGGCATCGCACTGAAAGTGTCCAACAGCGCGGTCAACGGCACAAAGCCCGCGTTCTCCGTCGAAAGCAGCGGGATCGACGGCGGCGCGATCTCGGCCTGGGCGAAAAACACGACCGGGCAGGCCTCAGGCGCCGTCTTTGCGACGAGCGCCGACCAGGGCACAGCGGTCGAGGGCATGGCGCTAGCCGACAACAATGGTGGCAGCGGCCCGACGGAAGGGGGATACTTCACCGCCGCCGCCCCGTACGGGTTGGGCGTACACGGCGTCGCCGAAGTCGACGGTTGGAGCAGCTACGGCGTCGTTGGCGAGGTCTATACCGGGCAAGGATATGGCGTATGGGGCATCGGGAACCTGGGTTGCAGCGGGACGAAGTCGTTCCGGATCGACCACCCGTCGGATCCCGCCCACAAGTATCTGATGCACTACTGCGCAGAAGGGCCCGAACCGCAGAACGTCTACAACGGCACCGTCCGCACGGACACCCAAGGCAAAGCGTGGGTGCAGTTGCCGGACTACTTCGAACAGATCAACAAGAACCCCCGGTACCAGTTGACCGTCGTCGACGATTCCGAGGGGCCAGGCTTCGTCCAGGTGAAGGTCGCGAGGAGGGTCAAGGGCAACCGCTTCTTGGTCATGACGAGCGCGCCGAACATCGAAGTGAGCTGGGAAGTGAAGGCTGTGCGGAACGACCGATGGATGCAGAAGTACGGG
This genomic interval from Armatimonadota bacterium contains the following:
- the rpsJ gene encoding 30S ribosomal protein S10 encodes the protein MAAAPTIRIRIRAYDHRILDQSAEKITDSAKRTGARISGPIPLPTRIRKFCVIRAAHIDKESMEHFELRTHNRLIDIKEPTNKTIDALMRLDLPSGVDIEIKTV